The DNA sequence AATAGGACCTCCAGCTTTATAAGAAATTGGTTTACCATTATATTTAAAAGCAACAATTGTATCTTTATGTAATGCTTTTTTAATTGGAAGGCTACGTTCAAAATGAACAACTCTCTTTTTTTTAACTCCTTTGTCTCTCCCTTTAAATACGACCTCATTCGCATTTCGATTAATTCCAGTACATAATAACAAGTCTCTCAGTGATACACCACTCCATTTCCCCTGACTTATAGCACCGTTCTCCCATTGCTCCCCGTATACTTTAGGACGAAAAAAAGAACGTTTATTCCCTGCACATTCCAACACACAATGGACAGTTCTAATTGGGTATTTACATATATCAGCTAGGGTAAATAAGATACTTTTTTGTACATGTCCACTAATAAAAATAGAGATATTCGTTTCAGGAGGGTAGGGGTATGAAAAATGGTTTCTTATAAATTTCAGGTGTGTAGGAGTATTAGTGTCATGGAGAAAGTGGATTGGTGACTCTTTATTTTCTGGATAAAGGTTTCGAGTGTTTAATGATAGTTTATGTAATTTTTCCATATTCATAGTTTTCTCCTTTCTATTTATAACCATTATATGGTGAATACACGTTATTAGTACAAAGGAGATGAGCCGAAAGTGAATAAATTCATTCGAAAGAGTAATCATATTAACGCTTATAAATTTATGTTAAGAGGTGGAAATATATGAAGAGGCTTTCTACTGCTACTGCATTGATTACAATTATATTTGTTTTATTTATCCCGTTTGTTGTATCTAGTCATGTTAAATGGTTTACAGATGTAATACCAGAAAAAGAAATGATTGAAAATATTATTAGTCCCTTTTTTATTGTAATGACAATTATTATTGCCATCATTTTAGCTATTTTACCGCAAATGCTTCCTAAGTTAATGGAATTTGAATGGTCTAGAAAAACCGATAGAAAGCTCGAAAAATATAGGCCGTTTACTTTTCCAATATTAAGATATGGCACAGGGTTAGCGTTAATAATCCAAGTTGTTACTGGTGGGTTGTTTGCACCAGAATTACAGTATGACATGTTAGTCGTTCCAATATTAACTTGGATAGCAATTATTTGTTTATTTATACCACATCGATATAGTACAAGGACAGCTGCATTTATCATATTATGTCTGTTTATAAATAAGCTATTTCAATATGGTGTATTCCACATGCTTGACTATGGATTCTATTTAGCTATTGTTTTTGTACTAATTACTGGAAAAACAAAATATGAACAATGGGGCTTTCCGTTTCTCTATTTAGCAACTGGACTTTCTTTATGTTGGGTAGCTGTTGAAAAATGGGTGTATCCCGTCATGGCAGTTGATGTCATTAATCACCATGGTGTTCCAACCTTTGGATTTTCACCTGAAATTTTCGTTAGTTTAACTGCATTTATCGAGTTTGTTGTTGGTTACTTACTTGTTGTAGGCATATTAAATCGATTGTTGGCATTTGTGTTAACAGGTATTTTCGTCATGACAACAATGCTTTTTGGTTTTGTTGAAATCATCGGTCATTTTATGATTCATATTATTTTAATCACATTTATTATAGAAGGAGTATCTTTTTACAAGCCACCTATTAAAATGCATAAAACTAAAGTCGATCAAATAATATTTGTTTTCCTGAATTTTATATTTGTTTTGTCCACCATTATGTTGATTTATTATCGCTTTGCTTGAACTAAAATTCATTATCTCCTATACAAGGTTATAAAATAGAAATTTTATATTCCTATTTGAATAAGACAGGATAAGAGGTATGATGAGTGAATTACTTATAGTCCGACAAATATATCGACCGATGCAACGACGGCAATTGACAGGAATTTTGTCCCTTTCCATATATAATAAAATTTAGAGGGAGGGAGAAAGAAATGGATAACTCCATAACAATATACGAACTAAAACAAGAGCTTCATGAACAGGATTTACAATATTTACTTCATCATCAACAGCAAAGCATTTGTTTTTTTCGATTTACTGGTGGTAATCAAAGTGAAACAGATGCTCTATATGAAAAACTATATAAATTAAAAGATGGACAAGCCCTCTTATTTGTCATTTTTAGATTTCCATTCCGATTCGAGGGCAAAAAAAGAATGGAAACAGCCATCATGCAGTATTTCAGACTAAAAGAAATTAGTGATGCTATTATATATTTTAATAGTGATGGAATGATGGAAACAATTGAATCGAAAACTTCTATTATCGATGCTAATAAAATCTTTGACAAGATTGAAGCAGCACCAATAAGAAGTATTCGAGAAATGATACAACATACTGGAGATATTAATATAGATGTTCATGATTTAAAAACGTTTGTTAGTAATAAAGATGGCGCTTTATTTGTACGAACATTTGAAGGGAAAACATTTGATGAGCCATTAAAACACTTTATTTCAACACCGTATTTACCATCAGATTTTGCTGAAGGAAATCAGCTCATTGTCAATATAGGTTACTCACAAGACGTTCATATGGATACGTTTCGACAAATAAATTTAAGGCTAAATGACCTTTTTCATAAAGCAGAAATATTTAAGCTAGGCAGTTATGCAATGCAAGAACAAGGAGAAAAATTAAAGGTGACTATAATAGCCAATGGTATTGCTGATCCATTCGAGTGTCCTGATGAAAATATTACATCATTTCAGCGTGGATGGATGATGGAGAAATTAAATAGGGTGAAAATGTGGGGGAATTCCTTTAATAAAAAAGAAGTGAGAACAATGAAAAAATGAATGGAAATATGAAAAAAAGGACCATAAAGGCAGTTCATACCTTTATGGTCCTTTTTTAGATGAAACAAAGATAAAACTTGACTGTGGACTTTTCAGTCGCTTAAAAAGAATGTGAAGCAATTACTATGCTGCTTTTTTAACCTTTTCTTTTTTCTTTTTCATTTCGAAAAACCATTTTATCAAAGGTGGTACGAAGATAATAATTATCAGTATTCGTATAAACTGAAGCGCGCTTACAATTGCTGGGTCTGCACCGATTGCTGCAGCGGTTAATACCATTTCAATTAGTCCACCAGGAGCAATACTTAACATCGCTGTAGACAAAGACAAAGAAGTTAATGCTGCTAAAATGACACCTAGTCCAAACGATATAGCGATGAGAGCAAGCGCTAAACCAAAATAAGCAAAGCAATATTTACCACCAATTTTTAAGTCTTTAAAATGAATATTTTTACCAATTCCTATTCCGACGAAAATTTGTGCAATAATGAGAATGATGGATGGGAGTGGCAATAATTCAAGCGAACTAATATTGAGCAAAGCGGTTATTGCTAATGGGAAAATAATAATACCTGCAGGCATCACATTTCTTAGCGTTATACCTGCCACAATTGGAATAACATACAACAGATACCCCCAACTTAGTGAGATCATTTCATTCCCTTCGTTTTCTAATGCAAAGGATGATTCAACATCACTCGCTGTAAATAAATGTATAGTTACAAAAGGTACAACGAATAGAACAGTTAATAGTCGTACAGTTTGAAAAATGGCGACTAACGATGGACGCGCATGCAACGATTCACTAGCTGTCACCATCTCTGTTAAACCACCAGGAATGGAACCTAAAATACTTGTGATTCTATCAACTTTAATCCACTTGGCTAATAGAGCACTGTTAAAAATACTAATAAAGATGAGGATGATCGTTAAAAGTATGTACGGTAAGATATAAGGTCCAACAGTTATAAAGGTTTCATTAGTAAAGTAAAGTCCGAAAAATGTACCTAATATTAATAAACCACTATTTTTTATTGGGGATGGCCATAGTATTGTTCTTTTTGAAAAACCTTGCCAAAGCATAATGAAAGCCATTGCTCCTAAAACCCATGGTAAAGGTAAATCCAATACGAAGAATAACAAACCACCTAGCAAACCAACGAGGAAAGTTTCTAATATAACTTTTAAATGTATGTTTTTCATAGAGAAATACTCCTTACATGTCATACAGTAATTGTAACATAAATATATGACTCATAACTTCCCTTGATATTTGGGTATATTATAAACAAAAAGCAAAAGGAGTTAAACGATTTATGTCAAAAATCTACTTAAATAATGAATATATTAATATAGCAAATGTAAACATTTATTGTGAATACAAGTTAAATAATAAGCCTCCACTACTTTTACTCCATGGCTTCGTCTCCTCTACCTATACATTCAACAAGCTTATTCCATTATTATCTGAGCATTTCTCCATTATAGCTATCGATCTACCTGGATTTGGGAAAAGTGAAAAATCGAAATCGTTTGTTTATTCATTTGAAAGTTATGCATCGCTTGTTGTTGAGTGTATGAAACATTTTGAAATAAATAAAGTATCTATAGTCGGTCACTCAATGGGAGGACAAATAGCGCTTTATATAGCTAAATCAAATCCTGAGTTAATCGACACGTTGATTCTTTTATGTAGTTCTGGATATAGAGCAAGAGCAAAAAAAATCCTTATATATTGCTCCTACTTACCCCTTTTTACTTATATAGCAAAAAAGTGGATACAACAAAAAGATATCCAGAAAACTTTAGAAACAGTTTTTTACAACAAAAGTCATATTCATGAAGAACTAATTAAGGAGTTTTCTAGACCACTTCAAGAAAAGGCATTTTATTGTTCCTTAGTTCGCCTCCTTCGCCATCGAGAAGGAGATTTGCATAGTTTTGATTTAAGGAAAATTCATATACCAACATTATTATTATGGGGAGAGAATGATCGAGTTGTCCCTGTACACGTAGGTGAAAAACTAAAAGACGACTTGCCAAATGCGAAATTAGTAACCTATAAAGAAACAGGTCACCTTATTACAGAGGAAAGGGTAAAGGAAGTATTTAAAGAAATAACAGCTTATCTAAAAACTTAATAATAAAGGCAACTTTGCAAAAAGGAATAATTGGGACTATCATAAGGTTAACAGCTAACTATATTATCGTGGGAGGTATTTAAGTTGCCGAATAAACAATTAATAGGCATTCATCACGTATCTGCAATAACAAAAAATGCAAGAGATAATTATAACTTTTATACAAAAATGTTAGGACTAAGGCTTGTAAAAAAGACTGTAAACCAAGATGATACGTCCATGTATCACCTTTTCTACGCCGACGAAAGAGGAAATCCAGGAACTGATTTTACTTTTTTTGAAATACCAGTCGTGGGTAGGACGTATGAAGGTACCAATTGTATATCATTAACGACTTTAAGAGTAAAAAATGATAAAGCATTAGAATATTGGAAAAATAGATTTAATAAATACGGTGTGCAACATGAGATCATCTCAGAAGTATGTGGACGAAGTACTTTAGCATTTAAGGATCATGAAAATCAAAGACTTATGCTTGTTTCTGATGAAAAGAACGTAGGCGTACCTGGTGGTAAGGCGTGGGGCAAAAGCACTATTCCTGATGATTATGGAATCATTGGCTTAGGTCCTGTCGAATTAACAGTTTCACGATTAGAACGCACTGTTAATACATTAGTTGAGGTATTAGGATTTAGAAAGAAACATACATATCAATCAAGCAAAACGATTCATGTATATGAAACTGGGGAAGGGGGGAGTGGTGCAGAAGTTCATGTTATAGAAGAGAAAGCTCTCCCCCGAGAAAAAGCGGGTAGAGGCAGTGTTCATCATGTTGCATTTCGTGTTAAAGATAATATTGAGTTAAAAAAGTGGGAAAATAAGCTGACCAGTTTAAACATTGGTCATTCTGGTATTGTTGAACGATACTATTTTCAATCACTTTATTTTAGAGAACCGAATGGAATCTTATTTGAATTGGCAACGGATGGTCCAGGATTTGAAGTAGATGAGGAGTTTGAGGAACTTGGTGAGAAGTTAGCTTTGCCTCCATTCTTTGAAGATAAAAGAGCTGAAATTGAGGCGAAACTACAACCGTTAGAAACTTCTAAATAAAGCAAGAAAAAAAGATGGTTCTTTTTTGGAAGTATCTTTTTTCTTTTCTGTAAAAACTGATAAATACTGATTCAAAGGGTACACTGAAAAAAGTATGTACATAATCAATAAATAAGAGGGAGGATATCGCTAAATGGAAAAACCTAGTACAGTTATCGTCATATTTGGGGCTACTGGTGACTTAGCAAAAAGAAAGCTCTATCCATCGATTTATAACCTATATAAAAAAGGACAACTCTCCAAAAAATTTGCCGTTGTTGGTGTAGCAAGGAGAGCTTGGACGAATGAAATTATAAGAGAGAATGTATCTGCTTCTATAAAAAGTGAAGTAGAAGGCGATATAAGTGATTTAGATGAATTTAGTAATCATTTTTACTATTTACCTTTTGATGTCACTAGTAAATCGTCCTATCATGACTTAGACAACCTTATCAATTCATTAGAAGATGAGTATGACATACAAGGAAATAGAATTTTTTACATGGCAATGGCACCGGAATTTTTTGGTACAATAGCGTTGAATCTAAAAACAGAGGGAGTAACAAATACAAAAGGTTGGACAAGGTTAGTAATAGAGAAGCCATTTGGACATAACTACGACTCTGCAAAAAAATTAAATGATGAAATTCGCGAAGCCTTTACAGAAGATGAAATTTATCGCATAGATCATTACTTAGGAAAGGAAATGGTCCAAAATATAGAAGTCATTCGATTTGCAAATGCCATTTTTGAGCCATTATGGAATAACAGATATATTTCTAATGTACAAATTACTTCTAGTGAGACTTTAGGAGTTGAGGATAGAGGTGGATATTACGAAAACTCTGGTGCTTTAAGGGACATGGTCCAAAACCATATGTTACAAATGGTTTCTTTACTAGCAATGGATCCACCAATCCGGCTTACGACGGATGAGATTAGGAGTGAAAAAATCAAAGTGCTCCGTGCCTTACGGACTATTAAAGGAGACAAAGTTGAAAAATATTTTGTAAGAGGACAATATGGTCCTGGAAAGATCAATAATAATGAAGTACCTGGTTATCGAAGTGAAGATAAAGTAAATCCAGATTCAAACACAGAGACCTTCGTAGCAGGAAAATTAATGATAGATAATCATCGATGGGCAGGAGTACCTTTTTATATTAGAACTGGAAAAAGGATGAAAGAGAAATCTACTAAAATTGTAATACAATTTAAAGAATTACCGATGAATCTGTACTATAAAAATAAGGAAACCCTTCACTCGAATTTACTTATCATTCATATACAGCCTGATGAAGGGATTAGCCTTACATTAAACGGAAAAAAACTCGGGCCAACAGGTGGGACGGTCCCAGTTCGTTTAGATTATAGAAACGACGGTATTGATGGCTTTAATACTCCAGAAGCATATGAACGATTATTATATGATTGTATGTTAGGCGATGCTACTAATTTTGCTCATTGGGATGAATTAGACCTTTCATGGAATTTCATTGACGCTATCTCAGAAGTGTGGGAGAAAAAGAGCAAAAAAGAACCATTTCTCTATCCATCTGGTACAATGGGACCAAATGAATCTGAAGATTTGTTACAAGAGAATGGTCATAAATGGTGGCCAATCACAAAATATGAATTAGAATAAATAATTGATCGTCATTTAAATTAGACAAAATAAAAAAACAATCAAGTGTTAGCTTGATTGTTTTTTATCATACATTATTCTTTTATTACTGGATAAACACCGTTTTCATCATGAACTTCGCGGCCCGTAATCGGTGGATTAAATACACAGACCATTCGCATATCTGTTTTTCCACGTAATAAATGCTCGTCGTGCTCATCTAATGCATAGATGGTACCAGCTTTAATTTCATGTACTTTGTTATCTTTTAAAGTAACAACTTCACCTTCACCTTCAATACAATAAACGGCTTCTAAATGATTTTGGTACCAAATGTGTGTTTCAGTACCGGCTTTAATAATTGTATCGTGAACAGAATATCCCATTCCGTCTTTTGCTAATAGTAATCGTCTACTAACCCAGTTACCACCATCAATTTCTTGATCAGTTCCAATAATGTCTTCAAGTTTAACTGTTTTCATGTTGTGCTTCCTCCTGTAAATTCAGTATATTTTTATTAATTAGCAACTAATTCTTTTTTAGCAATCAGTGATTTAATACTTTCTTCTATCAGGTTAAAACCTCTTTTCAATCCTTCTTCGTCTATTGTTAACGGTGGAAATAATTTAAATACTTGATCATTTACACCTGATGTTTCCATAATTAACCCTTTCTCAAAAGCAACTTCAGCGACTTTTGCAGAAAGACCATCAATTTGGGACTCGATTCCTTGCATGAATCCACGACCACGAACGTTACCTTCAAGTTCAGGATATTTAGTAACCATCTCATGTAAAAACTCAGTAATTAATTTTGACTTTTCTTGTATCCCTTCCTCAAAGGACTTATCTTCCCAATAAGTTAAGGATTCTGTAGCGGTTATAAATGCAGGATTGTTACCACGGAAAGTACCATTATGTTCACCAGGGTTCCAAATATCTAACTCAGGCTTGAACAAAGTAAGTGCCAATGGTAATCCGTAGCCACCAATTGATTTAGATAAACATACAATATCAGGATTAATTCCCGCTGGTTCAAATGAGAAGAAAGTACCTGTACGACCTACTCCAGCTTGAACATCATCAACGATAAGTAGAATACCCCATTTTTTACAGATTTCATCAACCCGCTGTAACCATTCGAACCTTGCAGCATTGATTCCGCCTTCTCCTTGAACTGTTTCAAGAATCATAGCAGCCGGAGTATCAACACCACTACCATTATCCTCTAAAAATCTCTCTAAATAATCTAAAGTATCCATTTCTTCGTTCACAAAGTTATCAAATGGCATTGTTACAGTATTATTTAATGGGATTCCTGCGCCCGCTCGTTTTGACGCATTTCCTGTGACGGATAATGATCCAATAGTCATTCCATGGAAACCATTTGTAAAGCTAATAATGTCCGTTCTTCCAGTGACTTTTCGTGCTAATTTTAACGCACTTTCTACAGTATTTGTTCCAGTTGGTCCTGGAAACATCACTTTATAGTCAAGGTTACGCGGTTTTAATATAACTTCTTTGAATTTCTTCAAAAACTCCGCCTTCGCTTCCGTTGCCATATCTAATGAATGTGTTACGCCATCATTCATAATATACTCAACAAGTTTTTCTTTCATTTTAGGATCGTTATGACCATAGTTTAAAGCACCAGCTCCAGAGAAGAAATCAATATATTCTTTTCCATCTGCATCCCACATTTTATAATTTTTAGCCTTCGTAAATACAGTAGGAAACCCTCTCACATAACTCCGTACATTAGATTCAATTTCTTCAAAAATACTCAGGTCATTTTTAATCATATTTAAAGTAATACCTCCATTTTATTTTATACATACTAACTCTATCGTTTTACTTGGTTATTGGTCCAACTCTATACGTATCCTCTGCTTCATGATTTCCTTTTTCACCAGGAAATAGCTCTTCAGAGAAGCATTCATTTACGGTACATTCTGTGTTCAACTCACGTGCTAGCCTGAAAAATAACGATTGTGAAGCGATATTTGTTGGGGTAACAGTGGCTTCCACATACTTTACTTTTTTACACACATTTCTTTCCAAAAGCTGTTGAAGCATTTTAGATGCTATGCCTTTGCCGCGTTGCGATGCATCAACACCAATTTGCCAGATAAATAGAACATTATTCTTTTCTGGGGGAATAAAAGCAGTAACAAAACCAACGACTTTACCATCTTCCTTAGCCACAACACATGTTTCTGAGAAAAACTCACACATCATGATGTATTTATACGGAGAATTTAAATCGAGTGTGGATTTATTAACGAGTTCCCACATTGGAGCACCATCTTGTGTAGTAGGCTTACTAAATGTAAGAGTACCATCTAATACCATTTGTGTTTTATTTGTCATGTGGAATTTTCACCTCGGTTAAAAAGTGATTTTCTTTTAAAATGGAAAATCCTCCTCCTTTGGTTACGTAAATAATTTAACATTAACAATATTAATCGTATTGTTTTATTGTATTTAAATCAAACTCGTTTAAATATGATTATTAGCAATATATTTGGATAAACCTACTATCAAGTAGATGAGGGTATAGTATCTTTTTTATTACTCATAAATCGTATCATTTTCAAGACTTTTGATAAAATGTGACAAATTTTTTTCTAATATATGGAATATTTTAATGGTGAATTAGAAAAATAGTAAAAAAGTCTTTTTGTAAAATGCAAAATTTCGATGAGGTTGTCCGTTAAATATGATAAATAATCTTTTTATGTAAAGGCTATTTTCGCATAGAATGTTGTTTTTAATACACCAAGTCAGAAAAAAGTGACAATTTATAGGAAAACAGCCTATGTAATAAACCCTTTTTAAATAAGGAGGAAAAGAAGAAAGTAAAGGAAGGGGACAGTGATAAAAGACAATAACGTAGATAAAGATACACCTATAGAAGCAAAGATATCATCACCAGCATATTTTTTTGCAAACATTGGTGTTGTCGGTGCACTCGGCATGGAGGCGATTAATATAGCAACCATAACGACATCTAGAGAAATTGTAAAAATAAGACTTGGAAATAACGATAACGGAACAATTACTAGTTTTGTGAAAACAGCAATCCATAAAAATTTATTTAAAATAAATTGAGACAATAAAAATTTATTATCAGCAATAATACAACCTATGAATAGCATGGAAAGAGGAATAGTCATACTGCCTATACTGTATAACACGTTATTTATAAAAAGAGGTAGCTGATAAGGTAATAGTAAAATTACGATACCACAAATAGTTGATGCCATTCCTGGAGTTAAAAATATGTTTTTTATAGAGATTTTTTGTTTATCCTTAACAAATATATAAATACCATATGACCAAATGTAAATAAGAAAGCTAAGGTTAAATACTGCAGCATACAAAATTCCTAGTTCTCCAAGAAGTAAATAACAAATAGCATATCCGATAAATCCTTGATTACCGAAAATGACAAGAGCTTGAAAAACTGCTTTCTGTGATTGTTTCAGAGATGCATTCTTACTAAGTAAGGTTGCCAATCCCGTTGCAATTAGTAACATGACACACGACAAAATCATTAGCCAAAAGAAATCAATAAGAAAATTCGAGTATAGAGTCACGTCCATTGAATATATGATAAGCGCGGGTAATGTGATATATAGTATTAATTGCACCATAACATGATTGCTCGTCTCTGGTATTACTTTGAGATATTTAACGATAAATCCGATAGCTGCAAAAACAAATAAGGTACCCATTTCATAAAAAAGCAATAGAAACGACATGATGATTATCCCTCCTATAACACCATATGTTTAGCAGTTTTTTTTGTAGCTCGTCACGATATAACAAAGAAAGAAGGATATTTAATGACTTTAGTAAGATTAGGCTATGTGGCAATGAGTATGGAACTAAAAAATAGCTCACCATCTCAAACAATGACATATGACCAATTTTTAAAGATAGGTGATAAAGAAGCCGCAATAAGAAAATTAGAAAGAATTGCACAGTCGAATATAGAAAATTGCTTGCGTTTACTTAAGCATAATGCCTTTCACGATATAAAATTTTTTAGATTGAGTTCGCGCCTTATCCCATTAGCAACGCATGATGCGCTAGCGGGGTGGAATTATTTAACTCCTTTAAAAAATTCCTTAAATGAAATCGGGGAGTTTATCAATGAGCATAAAATGAGAATAGACTTTCATCCTGATCATTTTGTGTTATTAAACTCACCTAAAAAAGAGATTTTAAAAGCATCAATTACTGCTTTAAAAGTTCATGCACATTTACTAACTGCTATGAAAATAAACTTAACTCATCGTTGTGTATTACATGTAGGAGGAAGTTATAAGGATAAAGAAGGTGCATTAGAACGCTTCATTGAAAACTGGGGTCACGTTCCACAAAAAATTCAGAAAATGATTATGTTAGAAAATGATGATAAATCTTTTCACATTGAAGATACCCTTTATTTATGTGAAAAACTTGGGATACCTTTAGTCTTTGACCTACATCATCACTTAGCAAACAATAAAGATATGGACTATTTTCCTGTTTGGGATCAAATCGTCCAAACATGGTCTGATTCACCATTGCCAATGAAAATGCATATTTCTAGTCCGAAGTCTGAAAAGAATTTTACTCATCATGCCGACTATATAGATAAAAATATGTTTCTTTCATTCTTAAACACAATCAAGGGGAGTGTAAATCAGTTGGATTGTATGATAGAAGCAAAACAGAAAGATCATGCATTGTTTCGATTAATAGAACAATTAAAGGAAGAGGACTCGATAGAAATTGTAGATGAAGCAAGTTTCTACTTAAAATAGTTGTTAATTGAAAGAATATTAATAAATACATATATGAATGGTTAATGATGGTCAATGTAAAGAATATAGCAGCCATCAATTTCATCGTGCTTTTCATGAAAGATAGAAAGAACATTTTAGGCGGGGGAAAGTTCTTCACAAGTATGAGGAGACCACTTTTTCAGTGTCTTTGTTTGAGAGAGGGGGGTTGCCCTATAAGCTTAGAAGAAACATGATTTCCTTTTTAAGGAAGCAGTACAAGGTTATCGGTTGCATAATATTTCGTTCATTGAGATAATTAGTCCATTAAATCTTATAATATATGAATAATATTTGTAAGCGTAAACAATAGGGGAAAAGGAGAGAAATGAATGAACTTAATAGAAGTAAAAGAGTTGGCAGACAAAGTAAAGGCTAATATTAACAAAGTAATCGTCGGAAAGGAGGAAACGATTGACCATTTATTCGTAGCACTTATTTCATCAGGGCATGTATTATTAGAGGACGTACCGGGTACTGGGAAAACAATGATTGCAAAGGCTATGGCAAAGTCGTTATCTAGTTCATTTAAACGTATTCAATTTACGCCAGACTTACTCCCGACTGATGTAAGTGGACTTAATTTTTACAATCAAAAAGAAGGAGAGTTCGAATTTCGTGAGGGACCAATTTTTGGTAATATCATATTGGCAGATGAAATTAATCGAGCGACCCCTAGAACACAGTCCGTTTTATTAGAATGTATGGAGGAAAGGCAAGTAACAATAGATGGTGTTACAAGGCAATTAGAAAGGCCATTTCTAGTCATTGCGACACAAAACCCAATAGAGAACCAAGGGACATTTCCTTTACCGGAAGCACAGTTAGACCGTTTCTTGTTAAAAATTAATTTAGGATACCCGACAAAAGAAGAAGGAGTACACATATTAAAACGATTTAAAGAAAAGAATCCAATGGAGGAAATGCAAGCTGTAGCAACTAATGAATTAATTGTTGCGGCACAACAGTTATATTCGAGTGTGTATGTAAGTGATGAAATATATACATATATCGTAAGTTTAATAGAAAAAACACGGAATCATGATGAAATTGAATTAGGAGTTAGTCCGCGTGGAGCACAAGCAATTTTAAAGGCAGTCCAAGTAGTTGCAATTATTAACGGAAGGGATTATGTGCTACCAGATGATGTGAAAGCGATGGTTAATCCAGTACTAGCACATAGATTAGTACTTAAGCACTCGATGCGATTGAAGAAAAACCAAGCGAATATGATATTGGATCAAATACTTAATGAAGTTCCCGTGCCATCAGAAGCGGCAATTTTAAAGGAGATTGAAAGGTAAATGAGTATTGGATGGTTAATTGCTACTA is a window from the Evansella cellulosilytica DSM 2522 genome containing:
- a CDS encoding AAA family ATPase; translation: MNLIEVKELADKVKANINKVIVGKEETIDHLFVALISSGHVLLEDVPGTGKTMIAKAMAKSLSSSFKRIQFTPDLLPTDVSGLNFYNQKEGEFEFREGPIFGNIILADEINRATPRTQSVLLECMEERQVTIDGVTRQLERPFLVIATQNPIENQGTFPLPEAQLDRFLLKINLGYPTKEEGVHILKRFKEKNPMEEMQAVATNELIVAAQQLYSSVYVSDEIYTYIVSLIEKTRNHDEIELGVSPRGAQAILKAVQVVAIINGRDYVLPDDVKAMVNPVLAHRLVLKHSMRLKKNQANMILDQILNEVPVPSEAAILKEIER